Part of the Pseudobdellovibrionaceae bacterium genome is shown below.
CTTGGCCGGCGCGGGGGCCGCCAGCCAACTTAGCGGCCAATGCCCCCTTCATCCAAATGTTCCCTAATGATGAGTTCTAGAAAAAAGAACTAGTGGATAGGTTCGTCCAAAACCAGCTTCCAAGTACACAGGCAAGCTCAAAAAACAGCCAAAGACACAATCTTAAGGATTAAACCCAAAAATAGAGGCCGGAAAAGGCAAAAATCTGCGTCAAACGAGGAGGGTCTTATGGGAGTGATAGAGGGCGACTACAGAAAATAGGTGCATTATTCTACTTATACTCTTAGGTAGGCGCTGAGATATTATTGGGAGAAAATCTTAAATTATGGCAACCCCGACTTTCAGTTTTTGTAACACCGACGTAAAGCTACCTGAGCGATTCTACGCTCATGGATCACCGGACAAAGCCTCTGACCCAAAGCTCATCACCTATAACAAACCACTGGCTAAAGAATTAGGCCTCAGCCTAGATTCAGTAGGGGAGCAACAGTTGGCTGAGGTATTTTCCGGCAACCAACTTCCCGAGGGTGCTGAGCCCATTGCCCAAGCTTATGCGGGCCACCAATTTGCCCATTTTGTACCCCAACTTGGAGATGGGAGAGCCCTACTCATAGGTGAACTCTTGGACTCAAATGGAAAGCCCTGGGATATCCAATTGAAAGGGTCAGGGAAGACTCCCCTTTCTCGGCGTGGCGATGGCAAATCAAGTCTTGGACCTGTACTACGAGAATACATAGTTAGCGAAGCCATGTATTATTTGGGCGTTCCTACCACCCGAGCTCTGGCGGCCATAACTACAGGGGACCAAGTCTACCGTGAAACAGCTCTTCCGGGAGCCGTTTTTACCCGAGTGGCACCGAGCCATATACGCGTTGGGACCTTTCAATATTTCGCCCACAGGGATGACCGCGATGGCCTTAAGCGCCTGTTAAACTACGCTGTTAATCGCCACTATCCAGAAATTGCTGAGGCTTCGAACCTAGCCCTGGCCTTTTTAAACAAGGTCATCACGGCCCAAGCGTCGCTCGTGGCAAAGTGGCTTGAGCTGGGATTTATCCATGGCGTAATGAACACTGACAACACCGCAGTGGGTGGCTTCACCATTGATTACGGCCCCTGTGCGTTTATGGACGAGTTTGATCCAGGAAAAGTTTTTAGCTCTATTGATCGTCAGGGGCGATATGCCTACAACAACCAACCGGCCATAGCCCATTGGAACTTAGCGCGACTGGCTGACAGCTTGGTGCCGCTAGTTGACCCCCTGGAAAGTAAAGCCATTGATTTGTTAGAAACCGAATTAGCTACGTTTACCGGTCAATTTGAGAGCCAGTGGTCAATGAAAATGCGCAGAAAATTGGGCTTAGTCACTGAAGAAGAAAAAGATATTGAGCTAATTCAGCTTTGGTTTGAGTACCTTCAGCTAGAGTCCCAAGACTACACCCTAAGCTTTCGTCATTTGGCTGACCTGATTCATAGTAAGACTTCGACCTATGGTTTTGCAGAAACGACCCAACTAAGTCACTTTTTAGATTTATGGAATTCGCGCCTAGATCGGCAAGGAGTCTCCTTGGAGGAGGTAAAAAAGCAAATGAATAAAACCAACCCACTTTTTATACCAAGAAACCACCAAGTTGAACGAGCCATTCAACAGGGTCTTAAAGGTGACTACTCTATTTTTTTCGA
Proteins encoded:
- a CDS encoding YdiU family protein — translated: MATPTFSFCNTDVKLPERFYAHGSPDKASDPKLITYNKPLAKELGLSLDSVGEQQLAEVFSGNQLPEGAEPIAQAYAGHQFAHFVPQLGDGRALLIGELLDSNGKPWDIQLKGSGKTPLSRRGDGKSSLGPVLREYIVSEAMYYLGVPTTRALAAITTGDQVYRETALPGAVFTRVAPSHIRVGTFQYFAHRDDRDGLKRLLNYAVNRHYPEIAEASNLALAFLNKVITAQASLVAKWLELGFIHGVMNTDNTAVGGFTIDYGPCAFMDEFDPGKVFSSIDRQGRYAYNNQPAIAHWNLARLADSLVPLVDPLESKAIDLLETELATFTGQFESQWSMKMRRKLGLVTEEEKDIELIQLWFEYLQLESQDYTLSFRHLADLIHSKTSTYGFAETTQLSHFLDLWNSRLDRQGVSLEEVKKQMNKTNPLFIPRNHQVERAIQQGLKGDYSIFFELNKVLENPFDQQPDKKDYAGPPQPHEEVTQTFCGT